The Drosophila innubila isolate TH190305 chromosome 3R unlocalized genomic scaffold, UK_Dinn_1.0 2_E_3R, whole genome shotgun sequence genome has a segment encoding these proteins:
- the LOC117791301 gene encoding degenerin del-1 isoform X1, translated as MPLTNRNNGRSWRDKFMGFVDYLKEYCSNCSLVGFSYIANHKLHFSERIFWLLCVILSVVGVSYLISEYQRDFSTRAVSVIYESISSFAPIRFPSISVCQLPPKYDFGGGFEEYIQSLGTGMGEDYNFDVHSHMVFILFPDRYSPNTIQKRCKPYESCEECAKCPKKDFRQLALRLGLNCSGIFNKCSLSGKSFDCCQYFLPMVTPSGTCFLLNSLQNNEHGSKHWLPTTLERNNPPEFHMYLKRAAILSLFNEEDLPTLSLPAVTTSATLGIHKIFKFYTEALVNDPEIVDIKPEARDCYFPDEVPSWSVHKAYSFSACISDCTRLAQFDKCNCSLFIFNPFNDERYPDCDYDGLLCLERHGVVKPNIAWMMKYRHPVAKCECLPACTESNIQAIYSNEQVEYPGAKDANITVSMTMWPEYQLRRVALRTKLDIVVTIGGILGLFLGASILSAIEFFYYFTIRAANTLQMSNRNVKRRA; from the exons ATGCCGTTGACGAATAGGAATAACGGTCGGTCATGGCGTGATAAGTTCATGGGATTTGTGGACTACTTAAAGGAATACTGCTCAAACTGTAGCCTTGTCGGATTTTCCTACATAGCCAATCACAA ATTGCACTTTTCAGAACGCATCTTTTGGCTATTGTGTGTGATTTTGTCTGTCGTTGGAGTCTCCTATCTGATCAGCGAGTATCAGCGAGATTTCTCCACAAGAGCTGTGAGTGTTATCTATGAGAGTATATCATCTTTTGCGCCAATCAGGTTTCCATCCATCAGCGTTTGTCAACTTCCTCCAAAATATGACTTTGGAGGTGGCTTTGAGGAATATATTCAGAG CTTGGGAACAGGCATGGGTGAGGATTACAACTTTGACGTTCATTCCCATATGGTTTTCATATTGTTCCCTGATCGATATTCTCCCAACACAATACAGAAGAGATGTAAGCCATACGAAAGCTGTGAGGAGTGTGCTAAATGTCCAAAGAAAGATTTTCGACAGTTAGCCTTGCGG CTAGGATTGAATTGTAGTGGTATCTTTAATAAATGTAGCCTCTCGGGTAAATCTTTTGATTGCTGTCAATACTTCCTTCCAATGGTGACTCCTTCCGGGACCTGCTTCTTGCTCAACTCGCTGCAAAATAACGAACATGGATCGAAACATTGGTTGCCGACAACTTTGGAACGAAATAACCCACCAGAGTTCCACATGTACCTAAAAAGAGCGGCGATCTTGAGTTTGTTCAACGAGGAGGATTTACCCACATTGTCGTTGCCAGCTGTCACTACGAGTGCCACATTGGGAATCCacaagatatttaaattttacacagAAGCATTGGTAAATGATCCAGAAATCGTTGACATCAAGCCCGAAGCTCGGGATTGCTATTTTCCCGATGAGGTGCCCTCATGGAGCGTACACAAGGCATACAGTTTCAGCGCCTGCATCAGCGACTGCACCAGATTGGCTCAGTTTGATAAATGCAATTGCTCTCTCTTCATCTTCAACCCCTTCAACGATGAGCGCTATCCCGACTGCGACTATGATGGCCTGTTGTGCCTGGAGCGACATGGAGTGGTCAAACCAAACATTGCATGGATGATGAAGTACCGACATCCGGTTGCGAAGTGTGAATGCTTGCCTGCCTGCACCGAATCCAATATCCAAGCCATCTATTCAAATGAGCAAGTTGA ATATCCCGGAGCAAAAGACGCCAATATAACTGTATCGATGACAATGTGGCCCGAGTATCAGCTTCGCCGGGTTGCGTTACGCACCAAACTGGATATTGTTGTAACTATTGGTGGCATTCTAGGTCTCTTTCTCGGTGCTAGTATCCTTAGTGCTATTGAGTTTTTCTACTACTTTACGATTCGTGCAGCAAACACTCTGCAAATGTCAAATAGGAATGTAAAGAGGCGAGCTTGA
- the LOC117791301 gene encoding uncharacterized protein LOC117791301 isoform X2 — translation MPLTNRNNGRSWRDKFMGFVDYLKEYCSNCSLVGFSYIANHKLHFSERIFWLLCVILSVVGVSYLISEYQRDFSTRAVSVIYESISSFAPIRFPSISVCQLPPKYDFGGGFEEYIQSLGTGMGEDYNFDVHSHMVFILFPDRYSPNTIQKRCKPYESCEECAKCPKKDFRQLALRLGLNCSGIFNKCSLSGKSFDCCQYFLPMVTPSGTCFLLNSLQNNEHGSKHWLPTTLERNNPPEFHMYLKRAAILSLFNEEDLPTLSLPAVTTSATLGIHKIFKFYTEALVNDPEIVDIKPEARDCYFPDEVPSWSVHKAYSFSACISDCTRLAQFDKCNCSLFIFNPFNDERYPDCDYDGLLCLERHGVVKPNIAWMMKYRHPVAKCECLPACTESNIQAIYSNEQISRSKRRQYNCIDDNVARVSASPGCVTHQTGYCCNYWWHSRSLSRC, via the exons ATGCCGTTGACGAATAGGAATAACGGTCGGTCATGGCGTGATAAGTTCATGGGATTTGTGGACTACTTAAAGGAATACTGCTCAAACTGTAGCCTTGTCGGATTTTCCTACATAGCCAATCACAA ATTGCACTTTTCAGAACGCATCTTTTGGCTATTGTGTGTGATTTTGTCTGTCGTTGGAGTCTCCTATCTGATCAGCGAGTATCAGCGAGATTTCTCCACAAGAGCTGTGAGTGTTATCTATGAGAGTATATCATCTTTTGCGCCAATCAGGTTTCCATCCATCAGCGTTTGTCAACTTCCTCCAAAATATGACTTTGGAGGTGGCTTTGAGGAATATATTCAGAG CTTGGGAACAGGCATGGGTGAGGATTACAACTTTGACGTTCATTCCCATATGGTTTTCATATTGTTCCCTGATCGATATTCTCCCAACACAATACAGAAGAGATGTAAGCCATACGAAAGCTGTGAGGAGTGTGCTAAATGTCCAAAGAAAGATTTTCGACAGTTAGCCTTGCGG CTAGGATTGAATTGTAGTGGTATCTTTAATAAATGTAGCCTCTCGGGTAAATCTTTTGATTGCTGTCAATACTTCCTTCCAATGGTGACTCCTTCCGGGACCTGCTTCTTGCTCAACTCGCTGCAAAATAACGAACATGGATCGAAACATTGGTTGCCGACAACTTTGGAACGAAATAACCCACCAGAGTTCCACATGTACCTAAAAAGAGCGGCGATCTTGAGTTTGTTCAACGAGGAGGATTTACCCACATTGTCGTTGCCAGCTGTCACTACGAGTGCCACATTGGGAATCCacaagatatttaaattttacacagAAGCATTGGTAAATGATCCAGAAATCGTTGACATCAAGCCCGAAGCTCGGGATTGCTATTTTCCCGATGAGGTGCCCTCATGGAGCGTACACAAGGCATACAGTTTCAGCGCCTGCATCAGCGACTGCACCAGATTGGCTCAGTTTGATAAATGCAATTGCTCTCTCTTCATCTTCAACCCCTTCAACGATGAGCGCTATCCCGACTGCGACTATGATGGCCTGTTGTGCCTGGAGCGACATGGAGTGGTCAAACCAAACATTGCATGGATGATGAAGTACCGACATCCGGTTGCGAAGTGTGAATGCTTGCCTGCCTGCACCGAATCCAATATCCAAGCCATCTATTCAAATGAGCAA ATATCCCGGAGCAAAAGACGCCAATATAACTGTATCGATGACAATGTGGCCCGAGTATCAGCTTCGCCGGGTTGCGTTACGCACCAAACTGGATATTGTTGTAACTATTGGTGGCATTCTAGGTCTCTTTCTCGGTGCTAG
- the LOC117792667 gene encoding uncharacterized protein LOC117792667, with amino-acid sequence MDSRAYAGESDKPQALNKYNNRYDSALVDKDVLCIIIDYDANQGYLRRDTELFAKVISYLIFLANAHLLQRPANDLAIFGYSSRSVNYIYPEECYGTVFFNDSSELLFEELNEMRGESESESESENPRIKQSSTSLLSGTISKALAYVRVKHVKRCKLMQGYSS; translated from the exons ATGGATTCCAGAGCATATGCAGGAGAATCAGATAAACCACAAGCTttgaataaatacaataatagaTATGATTCAG CACTTGTTGATAAGGACGTGCTGTGTATTATCATTGATTACGATGCCAATCAAGGCTACCTGCGACGTGATACTGAGCTCTTTGCCAAAGTGATCAGCTACCTCATATTTCTGGCCAACGCCCATTTGCTGCAGCGGCCTGCAAATGATTTGGCCATTTTTGGCTACTCCAGTCGCTCCGT CAACTATATATATCCAGAGGAATGCTATGGCACGGTCTTCTTCAATGACTCGAGCGAGTTGTTGTTCGAGGAATTAAATGAGATGAGAGgcgagtccgagtccgagtccgagtcgGAGAACCCGAGAATAAAGCAGTCTTCCACAAGTCTCCTTTCTGGCACTATTAGCAAGGCTTTGGCCTATGTAAGAGTGAAGCACGTAAAGCGTTGCAAGTTAATGCAAGGATACTCATCGTGA
- the LOC117792666 gene encoding uncharacterized protein LOC117792666 produces the protein MWTPYGRCFLLNSLQNNNRKSEHWLPASIDRSDNSELKLVVNQSVRVDILNEEDLPNPSLPSVNFLSGLGTIKTIKFYTEALVNDPDIKDFSPEARDCYFPNEVPPRSVFKAYSYSACITDCTRIHQMDRCNCSLYHYNPFNDQRFPDCDYEGYLCVERLGLISSDLQMMKRNKHTMSSCECLPSCTEADLKNIYSYEEHE, from the coding sequence ATGTGGACCCCGTACGGTCGTTGTTTCCTGCTCAACTCGCTGCAAAACAATAATCGTAAATCGGAGCATTGGTTACCGGCCAGTATCGACCGGAGTGATAACTCAGAGCTTAAACTGGTAGTGAATCAGTCAGTACGGGTGGACATACTAAATGAGGAGGATTTGCCAAATCCATCGCTGCCCTCTGTGAATTTCTTATCTGGTTTAGGAACGATAAAAACCATTAAATTTTACACAGAGGCATTGGTTAATGATCCAGACATTAAAGACTTTTCACCAGAGGCTCGCGATTGCTACTTTCCTAATGAGGTGCCGCCAAGGAGCGTATTTAAGGCGTATAGCTACAGTGCCTGTATCACCGACTGCACCCGAATCCATCAAATGGATCGATGCAACTGTTCCCTCTACCACTATAATCCCTTCAACGATCAACGCTTTCCCGACTGTGACTACGAAGGCTATCTATGTGTGGAGCGGCTAGGACTTATAAGTTCGGATTTGCAAATGATGAAAAGGAATAAACATACTATGTCTTCTTGCGAATGCTTGCCCTCCTGCACGGAAGCCGActtgaagaatatatattcgtACGAAGAACACGAGTGA